In the Parasteatoda tepidariorum isolate YZ-2023 chromosome X2, CAS_Ptep_4.0, whole genome shotgun sequence genome, TACTTATGTtaagattcaataaaaaatttagaatccaAAGTTAAGTTTTAGATTAGTTATAGGAagacgaaaaaaattatacttcctcaataaaataaaatctatctgGATCTCTTAagttagtgtttttttaaagattaataacCAAAGGAAAATTTGTATGAACCCAATAAAAATTAGAGTTTCTGAGTAtctaataagtaatttttaactcaagatgaataaaaatatttgatttccatCAAACATGAAATATTCCAACCAAAAAACtctattcaatgaaaaataaagcgatcaaccactttttatttccaattcatATCTATTCCTTTGATAGATATATTAGATATTATATTAGATGTGTATATGTTAGATATAATATATCAGATAATGTGCATAGATTTTGATTCAGATATGAACATATGTTAAgcttcaataaaacatttagaatcttaagttaaattttagatCAGTTATAGAAAGTTGAAAAATGTTATACTTCCTAGATAAAATCAAAACCATTTAGATCTCTTAAATTAGTGTTTTTTGAAGATTAATAACCAAAAGAAAGCTTGTATGAACCCAATGAAAATTTAGAGATTCCGAATATctgataagtaatttttaacttaagattaataaaaataactgatttcCATCAAGTGGGAAATATCCCATCAAAGTAAAtctattcaatgaaaaataaagcgATCAACCACTTTTCATCTCTGATTCCGATCACAAAAAAACATCCGCACCATTGTAAAACATCATTACTCAACTTCATATAATTTGTATTCGCTTATGCCCAGAAAGTAAACCACACTATTCTGCCCATATGAAAACCCCTCCTTAGAGGCCATAAGATTCATTTTGCTTTTCTTGTGGGAACTAGGctcatatttaatttctttttactcttTCGCTCCTATATATAGaagcaaaaagaaaagcaaCACAATTAAGGAGCGTTCTCTTTGGGTAGTTTTTGATGACCTTTTCTATTCTGTTTTGCCAAAATGTTGCATTTTGATACCTATAGTATAAACagggaattgaaaaataagcacCAGAGAAAATTAGGTCTTCTGATTCTGCTAAAATGACCGTGAATAATTGTTTAATGACACGTCTTGAGCTATATTTAACTTGCAGAGCATGGAATGAAAAAGAAGACAAATCCATTATCATAGACCAGTGGGTTCAAAGGTCACGATCTGTTGGCgtactttttttgaagtttatttttccaTACTCCAAATGCTTTCCTCTTTTAAAGTTGTCTTTTGTTGGAACAAAAATAAAGGCACATTTTGTTCcggaaataattgtaataaaaggaAGAGAAAATGTTCACGAGTCATTGCAGAGAATTTCTGTGAAACACTCGACCTTAATGCTTAACGGATTCAGATTATAATTAGTACCCACACTTTAACATGTAGCATCAAAATCGTGTTCAGCCCTTAGCAACGGGTGTGCCCCGTTGTTTTTTCACGATCTTTCGCataatatatatgatttataatttaattataattattttaagatgaaaacaGATGTTATTTTAAGTGGATTTGTGAGTATAAGACtccaaatttttgacatttatattttttgaaacaactatataactcaaataaaattttgattttcatgcatttaattaactaaggatactaattcttaaaacatttaatcttCAACAGTCTAATCTGCCCGAGTTTTAGAGAATTTGGAATAATTTGGATTTTATGTTcgtcttgtgaattttattgaaaaatactggaagaaaacataactttttccCCATCTTAAAGTACAAAACTTGAAGATTGACACATAACATTTATTCTTACTCATATTAAGATGAGATGATAAGATTTTTATACAGTGAAAAGTACTACAATTACCAAAAGAGGTTTTAGATAGCTTAACTCAAATACAgtgttcattgttttttttgaattgctttagtaaacaaagttttaaaattgaataatttataattattttttatacgtaCAATGTTTAAGTTAGTatcgaacttttttttcccttaactAAATACAATTGGTAGTAGTGAaacatatcaaataaaaatattacagttcaaagttttaaaaattgtaacgattcaaattaataagaatctaattattttcattaaatatgtttcatttcattttttttcaggatCACGTTATGGCCGTCGATCAAATTGGTTTAAGATTCATTGCCTCATTCAAGACCAGGCAGAAATGTCCAGTAGGTTATCTGATCAAGGAGTACTATCCAATAATCACTATGATTCCAAAGAAATGGTTCACCATTTCCGCTCTGAGTTTAGTGATGTTGCTCTACCAACCAACGGTCACTCTAACAGAGGATCACCGTCATCTGATCCAGGAACTATGGACACAACTACAAGTCCCGTTTCTTATAACTATTTCCCTTCAAAAAGTTCTTCGAACGGTTATTCCAATGGGTATTATGACACAAGCAGTCCATCTTATGAGAGGAAAGAAAATGTTGCTCTTCATCATCATCACCTGCCCTTGTCTCCGGTGTCTCCACTTCATCCAAGCAAATTCTTCTTCCATTCAGCTAATAGTAGTTTCTTTGCTAAAAACTTCAGCTCTTTGCCTAAAGTGTTTAGTCCAGAGATGAACTACTCTCCTCCTCATAGACTACTAGGTGTGCCAAGTAGTATTTTGACAAATCCAGCTCTAACAACAGCAAGAGATGGACCTTTGATAAATACAGAATGTTTCAGAGACGTTCCTGTACAAGACACACCGATAGATTTGTCTGTCAAAAAACCAGAAACACCTAATTCCGATGCTACTGTAGATGGTATGAATGGTAATGATGAAGATGAGTATATTAACATGGACGATAATGATGATAATGATAATGCCCCAACCAGAGCCGAAACTCCTTTAGATTTGACTGCTAAAAGAGCTGTATCTTGTTAAATTTCTGTTACTTAAatgataagatatttttatcattgtgtTTCTAAAAcgttgttgttattgttgtgttttaaagtaattcttcttaaaaaatactttttttttttttttacatttcatcgTGCGAGGTGCTACAGTCAAGTGTGGACAATCATAAACTTCATCAGGCTTTGACGATTAGCTTCGTCTGTCAGATacagtattaaaattatctgagattttttttaccagctCCATCCACGTGGCCAGTTCTGATGTGATTAGATTTCATCTAACTTATCTGTTATCTTATCACCTAAATAAGGTGATCTTAAAATGCGATGTGCCTAACTAAGTCATAAAATGTTTGTGATTGAATCTGAACAATTTTGTAGATATATGAACTATATGCAAAGGACTTATTTGTAATAAAGTGGTATTATGCATGTAAAACCCACCTTGTACAGTAACCTGTTGAACACAATGTGTTCAACAATATTTACAATGGAGCACatacttacttttattatattcgCATGCTTACTATGTAAACAATCATTTGTTTACTATTACGCATAccaatataatgaaatatttgttccaAGCAAATAATGCtttgttacatttttgtttatcaaCTACCATCGTACTTATGCCATatgaaaacttgttttattattattattattatagatactATAAGTGAAACCTACCTCCGTATTTTAGTGTTTTTGTTGatttgtttaattcatttttggttCACTTTTGTTTCTCCTTCCTAACGAAAAATTATTGTGTCAGGTAAAATTAGTCATGTTAACTAAATTAGTAccatttcatgttaattaa is a window encoding:
- the LOC107450205 gene encoding nuclear receptor subfamily 1 group D member 2 isoform X2 translates to MAPLDMMNQLCKVCGEPAAGYHFGAFTCEGCKSFFGRTYNNLAALGECKNSGQCVINKKNRTSCKSCRLKKCLLVGMSKSGSRYGRRSNWFKIHCLIQDQAEMSSRLSDQGVLSNNHYDSKEMVHHFRSEFSDVALPTNGHSNRGSPSSDPGTMDTTTSPVSYNYFPSKSSSNGYSNGYYDTSSPSYERKENVALHHHHLPLSPVSPLHPSKFFFHSANSSFFAKNFSSLPKVFSPEMNYSPPHRLLGVPSSILTNPALTTARDGPLINTECFRDVPVQDTPIDLSVKKPETPNSDATVDGMNGNDEDEYINMDDNDDNDNAPTRAETPLDLTAKRAVSC
- the LOC107450205 gene encoding nuclear receptor subfamily 1 group D member 2 isoform X1; protein product: MIADTCDSHFHSLDKMNQLCKVCGEPAAGYHFGAFTCEGCKSFFGRTYNNLAALGECKNSGQCVINKKNRTSCKSCRLKKCLLVGMSKSGSRYGRRSNWFKIHCLIQDQAEMSSRLSDQGVLSNNHYDSKEMVHHFRSEFSDVALPTNGHSNRGSPSSDPGTMDTTTSPVSYNYFPSKSSSNGYSNGYYDTSSPSYERKENVALHHHHLPLSPVSPLHPSKFFFHSANSSFFAKNFSSLPKVFSPEMNYSPPHRLLGVPSSILTNPALTTARDGPLINTECFRDVPVQDTPIDLSVKKPETPNSDATVDGMNGNDEDEYINMDDNDDNDNAPTRAETPLDLTAKRAVSC